A portion of the Manihot esculenta cultivar AM560-2 chromosome 2, M.esculenta_v8, whole genome shotgun sequence genome contains these proteins:
- the LOC110608665 gene encoding putative receptor protein kinase ZmPK1: MGIPSLVLVVPLILSSLFLSSAYDTLSKDSSLSVENANDVLISPGGTFIAGFFPVGENAYCFAIWFSEAFCNNNCTVVWMANRDQPVNGKSSELSLLKSGNLVLTDAGSVTVWAADTVSESPVHLYLQDSGNLVLQNLEGGVLWQSFDFPTNTLLPLQMLAKSRRLVSSRSESNYSSGFFKLYFDNDNVLRLLYDGPDTSSIYWPDPELLSWEAGRSTYNSSRTASFDSLGNFSSSDDFNFMSADYGVKIQRRLTIDFDGNLRLYSRKDWNDTWTVSWQAMSEPCRIHGICGPNSICKYVPISGRKCSCLQGFKMKDASDWSLGCEPEFNLSCSANETTFVRQTHVEFYGYDFAFFSNYTLDMCENLCSQRCDCKGFQFKFIKHDYPSNIPYCFTKTLLLNGRLSPNFEGDLYLKVPKTSPVSPPVEESGLSCSGEVAKLLDREYAEHHENGSLKFVLWFAWTIGAIEFFCIFLVWCFLIRTHQNTGAVKLGYLQIATGFRKFTYAELKKATRGFREEIGRGAGGVVYKGILSDHRVAAIKRLINEANQGEEEFQAEVNVIGKLNHMNLIEMWGYCAEGKHRLLVYSYMENGSLAENLSSNNLDWQKRFNIAFGTAKALAYLHEECLEWVLHCDVKPQNILLDCDYQPKVSDFGLSHPLRDSHEISKLSRIRGTRGYIAPEWVLNLPITSKIDVYSYGMVLLEIVTGKSPMEDIEDRRLVSWVKEKIKGANAMDLRLEKIVDTKLDGKYDKTQMKILVDVALSCVNEDKDVRPTMKQVVEMLLQSTMQY; encoded by the coding sequence ATGGGGATTCCATCTTTAGTTCTTGTTGTGCCTTTAATTTTATCCTCACTATTCTTGTCTTCAGCTTATGATACTCTAAGCAAAGACTCATCTTTATCAGTAGAGAATGCAAATGATGTTTTGATATCGCCAGGCGGCACTTTCATTGCCGGATTCTTCCCCGTCGGCGAGAACGCTTACTGCTTTGCCATATGGTTCAGTGAAGCCTTCTGCAATAATAATTGCACTGTAGTGTGGATGGCAAATCGTGACCAACCAGTTAATGGGAAAAGTTCAGAGCTCTCTCTACTAAAATCCGGTAATCTTGTCCTAACTGATGCTGGGTCAGTTACAGTTTGGGCTGCGGACACTGTTTCAGAATCTCCGGTGCACTTGTACCTTCAGGACAGTGGCAATCTTGTACTGCAGAACTTGGAAGGCGGCGTTCTTTGGCAAAGCTTTGATTTTCCGACAAATACTCTACTTCCTCTGCAGATGCTAGCCAAAAGTAGGCGGCTTGTGTCGTCAAGAAGTGAAAGCAACTATAGTTCGGGATTCTTTAAGCTTTACTTCGATAACGATAATGTTCTTCGACTACTGTACGATGGCCCTGATACTTCAAGCATTTATTGGCCAGATCCTGAGCTTTTGAGCTGGGAAGCTGGGAGATCTACTTACAACAGCAGTAGAACTGCAAGTTTTGATTCTTTGGGCAATTTCAGTTCATCAGATGATTTCAATTTTATGTCAGCAGATTATGGGGTGAAAATCCAGAGAAGATTGACCATTGATTTCGATGGTAATCTTCGATTGTACAGTCGAAAAGATTGGAACGATACGTGGACTGTTTCATGGCAAGCCATGTCTGAACCTTGCAGGATTCATGGAATTTGTGGACCTAACAGTATCTGCAAATATGTTCCTATCTCTGGTAGGAAATGTTCCTGCCTTCAAGGATTCAAGATGAAGGATGCAAGTGACTGGTCTTTGGGTTGTGAACCAGAATTCAATCTTTCATGTTCAGCAAATGAGACAACTTTTGTCCGACAAACACATGTCGAATTTTACGGCTATGACTTCGCATTCTTTTCAAATTACACATTAGATATGTGTGAAAATCTATGCTCTCAAAGATGTGATTGCAAAGGATTCCAATTCAAGTTCATCAAGCATGATTATCCCAGTAATATTCCTTACTGTTTCACAAAGACCCTTTTGCTAAACGGGCGTCTTTCGCCGAATTTCGAAGGAGATCTTTACTTGAAAGTGCCAAAAACAAGTCCTGTCTCCCCGCCTGTAGAAGAATCCGGACTAAGTTGCTCCGGCGAAGTTGCCAAGCTACTTGACAGAGAATATGCAGAACACCATGAAAATGGATCCCTTAAGTTTGTCCTTTGGTTTGCTTGGACCATTGGAGCAATTGAGTTCTTCTGTATTTTCTTAGTATGGTGTTTCTTGATCAGAACCCACCAGAACACAGGAGCAGTTAAGCTAGGTTATCTTCAAATAGCAACAGGCTTCAGAAAGTTCACCTACGCCGAGCTGAAAAAGGCGACAAGGGGTTTCAGGGAAGAAATCGGAAGAGGAGCAGGAGGAGTTGTATACAAAGGCATATTATCTGATCATAGAGTTGCAGCAATAAAGAGATTGATCAATGAAGCTAACCAAGGAGAAGAAGAATTCCAGGCAGAAGTTAATGTAATTGGGAAGCTTAATCACATGAACTTGATAGAAATGTGGGGATATTGTGCAGAAGGAAAGCACAGGCTTCTAGTTTACAGCTACATGGAGAATGGATCCTTAGCAGAAAATCTTTCTTCCAACAACCTTGATTGGCAAAAGAGATTTAATATTGCCTTTGGCACAGCCAAAGCTCTTGCTTATTTGCATGAAGAGTGCCTAGAATGGGTTCTACATTGTGATGTGAAGCCTCAAAACATACTCTTAGACTGTGATTACCAGCCAAAGGTCTCAGATTTTGGCCTATCTCATCCACTGAGAGACAGCCATGAAATTTCAAAGCTTTCAAGGATAAGAGGAACCAGAGGCTACATTGCTCCAGAGTGGGTATTGAATCTGCCCATCACGTCTAAAATAGATGTTTATAGCTATGGAATGGTGTTGTTGGAGATTGTAACTGGAAAGAGCCCAATGGAAGATATAGAAGATAGAAGGCTGGTTTCATGGGTGAAAGAAAAGATTAAAGGAGCTAATGCTATGGATTTGAGGTTGGAAAAGATTGTAGACACTAAATTGGATGGAAAATATGATAAAACCCAGATGAAAATTCTTGTTGATGTGGCCTTGAGTTGTGTTAATGAAGACAAAGATGTAAGACCAACCATGAAACAAGTTGTTGAGATGCTTCTGCAATCTACCATGCAATATTGA